Proteins from a single region of Bradyrhizobium diazoefficiens:
- a CDS encoding branched-chain amino acid ABC transporter permease: MRAFQILIDGFAISALYALGATGFTLIFGVSGVLNLSHGAIMVAAAVAAWAAASLLNVGTYAGALIGVGVALLTAFATYFAVVKPIQDSRRIPNEEKEIFVLTGTLLWGIMIQELIAYFFTNNAKTVLPIVEGVVDILGVRTPKNEIFTAIVCCLVIALLWLLVNRTRTGKAVLAASMNPRGVTLLGLELTNIYIVVWAIYGILAGIAGVLLGMFLGVSSYSVGPLTASAFSIVVLGGLGSVSGSLIAAFVVGYLETLTAYLVSPAYRTIPALLLLVFVMYIRPQGLLGRR, translated from the coding sequence ATGCGAGCATTCCAGATTTTGATCGATGGCTTTGCCATCAGCGCTCTCTACGCTCTCGGTGCTACCGGCTTCACGCTGATCTTCGGCGTCTCCGGCGTGCTCAACCTCTCCCACGGTGCGATCATGGTGGCGGCAGCAGTGGCGGCCTGGGCCGCCGCCAGCTTGCTCAATGTCGGCACCTATGCCGGCGCGCTGATCGGGGTCGGCGTCGCCCTCCTCACCGCGTTCGCCACTTACTTCGCGGTGGTAAAGCCGATCCAGGACTCCCGTCGCATCCCGAACGAGGAGAAGGAGATCTTCGTCCTCACGGGCACGCTGCTCTGGGGCATCATGATCCAGGAGCTGATCGCCTATTTCTTCACCAACAACGCCAAGACCGTGCTGCCGATTGTCGAGGGCGTGGTCGACATTCTCGGCGTCCGCACGCCGAAAAACGAAATTTTCACGGCGATCGTGTGCTGCCTCGTCATCGCGCTGCTGTGGCTGCTGGTGAACCGCACCCGCACCGGCAAGGCGGTGCTGGCAGCCTCGATGAACCCGCGCGGCGTAACGCTGCTCGGGCTCGAGCTCACCAACATCTACATCGTGGTCTGGGCGATCTACGGCATTTTGGCCGGCATCGCCGGCGTGCTGCTCGGCATGTTCTTAGGGGTCAGCTCTTATAGTGTCGGACCGCTCACCGCGAGCGCATTCTCGATCGTGGTGCTCGGCGGGCTCGGCAGCGTCTCCGGCTCGCTGATCGCGGCTTTCGTGGTCGGCTATCTCGAAACGCTGACGGCTTATCTGGTCTCGCCGGCCTACCGCACCATCCCGGCCCTGCTGCTGCTCGTGTTCGTGATGTATATCCGGCCCCAGGGCCTTCTGGGGAGGCGCTGA
- a CDS encoding ABC transporter substrate-binding protein, whose product MNKALSVALRRAFAAAATGALLAVSGAAFAADPIRIGVIAEAQAIAGASIPQAAQLAADEINAKGGVDGRKIEIISYDNHSSSADSVRAFQRAVNEDKVNAVIASYISEVVLALEPWAARLKTPFVTPGAASNEISKSVHADYEKNKYTFHGYLTSAALALSVCDGAKDLLVDKLHMKTAVIMSEDAAWTKPLDIGYEECLPKIGLKVLDHIRFSPDTTDFTPIFNKIEGSKPDVIITGISHVGVQPTVQWKNQQVPIPMFGISSQATNETFAKDTNQAAEGVLYQGVSGPGVAVTPKSVPFAENFKKKFGNYPSYAGYTAYDEVYYIADAVKRAGSTGADKLVDALEKTDWEGTIGRVQFYGKDDPFTHSIKYGKGLITGLMLQWQDGKQIAVWPKDVAKADIKFPGFIKLSN is encoded by the coding sequence ATGAATAAAGCACTCTCTGTTGCATTGCGAAGAGCGTTTGCTGCGGCCGCGACGGGCGCATTATTAGCAGTGTCAGGCGCGGCCTTTGCGGCCGATCCGATCAGGATCGGCGTGATCGCGGAAGCGCAGGCGATTGCCGGCGCCTCGATCCCGCAGGCGGCACAGCTTGCCGCCGACGAGATCAACGCCAAAGGCGGCGTCGATGGCCGCAAGATCGAGATCATCTCTTACGACAACCACTCCTCCTCGGCCGACTCGGTGCGCGCCTTCCAGCGCGCGGTGAACGAGGACAAGGTCAACGCGGTCATCGCCAGCTACATCAGCGAGGTGGTGCTGGCGCTGGAGCCCTGGGCCGCGCGGCTGAAGACACCGTTCGTGACGCCCGGTGCGGCCTCCAACGAGATCAGCAAGAGCGTCCACGCCGACTACGAGAAGAACAAGTACACCTTTCACGGCTATCTGACCTCGGCAGCATTGGCGCTCTCGGTCTGCGACGGCGCCAAGGACCTGCTCGTCGACAAGCTGCACATGAAGACAGCGGTGATCATGAGCGAGGACGCCGCATGGACCAAGCCGCTCGATATCGGCTACGAGGAATGCCTGCCCAAGATCGGGCTGAAGGTGCTCGACCACATCCGCTTCTCGCCTGACACCACCGACTTCACGCCGATCTTCAACAAGATCGAAGGCTCGAAGCCCGACGTGATCATCACCGGCATCTCCCACGTCGGCGTGCAGCCGACGGTGCAGTGGAAGAACCAGCAGGTGCCGATCCCGATGTTCGGCATCTCCTCGCAGGCGACCAACGAGACTTTCGCCAAGGACACCAACCAGGCCGCCGAAGGCGTGCTCTACCAGGGTGTCTCCGGTCCCGGCGTCGCGGTGACGCCTAAATCGGTGCCATTCGCGGAAAACTTCAAGAAGAAGTTCGGCAACTATCCGTCCTATGCCGGCTACACCGCCTATGACGAGGTCTACTACATCGCCGATGCGGTGAAGCGCGCCGGATCGACGGGTGCCGACAAGCTGGTCGATGCGCTGGAAAAGACCGATTGGGAAGGCACGATTGGCCGCGTCCAGTTCTACGGCAAGGACGATCCGTTCACCCATTCGATCAAATACGGCAAGGGCCTGATCACCGGGCTGATGCTGCAATGGCAGGACGGCAAGCAGATTGCGGTCTGGCCCAAGGATGTCGCCAAGGCCGACATCAAGTTCCCGGGCTTCATCAAGCTCAGCAACTAG
- a CDS encoding SMP-30/gluconolactonase/LRE family protein yields the protein MTRQQQREQDVALSRRTLVQGLALGAAATMAGTGAALAQTSPAAPPTTITTPPRDFGPRGAPTTYFWDPDVIAVDPSFNDLAQPNTAIKRLYTGVLWAEGPAWSAQGRYLLWSDIPNNRQMRWSEDDGHVSVFRTPSNYSNGNSFDFQGRQLSCEHLTRRVTRYENDGTATVLCDNYNGKKLNSPNDVVAHPDGSYWFTDPPYGGQLYEGEPDAAGGPSNAPGKLNPRIGQPAGFAPSKRELPTNCYRIDPSGRVDLVVTEDQVPDPNGLCFSPDYKKLYVVSTGKGPGDTGAGGKGEVFVFDVGSDNKLSNQKRFSDFMIDGVKCGPDGVRCDVNGNVWASSNAGRAVGYNGATVWSPEGKLLGRIRLPEVCGNICFGGPKRNRLFMAASQSLYALYTATQGAGPG from the coding sequence ATGACACGCCAACAGCAGCGTGAGCAGGATGTTGCGCTTTCACGACGAACGCTGGTGCAGGGGCTTGCGCTCGGCGCCGCCGCCACGATGGCCGGAACAGGTGCCGCGCTGGCCCAGACCAGCCCCGCCGCTCCGCCGACGACGATCACCACCCCGCCGCGCGACTTCGGCCCGCGCGGCGCGCCGACCACCTATTTCTGGGACCCCGACGTCATCGCGGTCGATCCCTCCTTCAACGATCTGGCGCAGCCCAACACCGCGATCAAGCGGCTCTACACCGGTGTGTTGTGGGCCGAAGGCCCGGCGTGGAGCGCACAGGGGCGTTATCTGCTCTGGAGCGACATCCCCAACAACCGACAGATGCGCTGGAGCGAGGACGATGGTCATGTCAGCGTATTCCGCACGCCGTCGAACTACAGCAACGGCAACTCGTTCGACTTCCAGGGCCGCCAGCTCTCCTGCGAGCACCTGACCCGGCGGGTGACGCGCTATGAGAACGACGGCACCGCCACGGTGCTGTGCGACAACTACAACGGCAAGAAGCTGAACTCGCCGAACGACGTGGTCGCCCATCCCGACGGCAGCTACTGGTTCACCGATCCGCCCTATGGCGGCCAGCTCTATGAAGGCGAACCCGATGCGGCGGGCGGTCCAAGCAATGCGCCCGGCAAGCTCAATCCGCGGATCGGACAGCCGGCCGGCTTCGCACCGAGCAAGCGCGAGCTGCCGACCAATTGCTATCGCATCGATCCTTCAGGCCGCGTCGATCTCGTCGTTACCGAGGATCAGGTGCCGGATCCGAACGGCCTCTGCTTCTCGCCCGACTACAAGAAGCTCTATGTCGTCTCGACCGGCAAGGGTCCGGGCGATACGGGCGCGGGCGGCAAGGGCGAGGTGTTCGTGTTCGACGTCGGCAGCGACAACAAGCTGTCGAACCAGAAGCGGTTCAGCGACTTCATGATCGACGGCGTGAAGTGCGGCCCCGACGGCGTGCGCTGCGACGTCAACGGCAATGTCTGGGCCTCCAGCAATGCCGGCCGTGCGGTCGGCTATAACGGAGCGACGGTGTGGTCGCCGGAGGGCAAGCTGCTCGGCCGCATCCGCCTGCCGGAAGTCTGCGGCAACATCTGCTTCGGCGGGCCCAAGCGCAACCGCCTGTTCATGGCCGCGAGCCAGTCGCTCTATGCGCTGTATACGGCGACGCAGGGCGCGGGGCCGGGCTGA
- a CDS encoding CoA transferase, whose amino-acid sequence MTRPFEGVKILDFTQVLAGPYASYQLALLGADVIKIERREGEDMRRTPLSREWAERGLAPAFQAINGNKRSLTLDLQKPDAIAIVKKLAATVDVVMENFRPGVMDKLGIGYETLSEINPKLIYCAVSGFGQTGPDRLRPGYDGKLQALSGIMAITGHPETGPTRAGFAVCDVLSGATAAFGVSSALYQRDRTGKGQLIDVSMLEATMAFLSGQIADWSVAGHRQQLSGNQAVSRKTTANLFKAGDGYILLAVNNEKQYRALMSALGCENTLSDPRFADWFSRNENEPALRAIIEEALAAKPAREWETILEDAGAPCASIWRIEEVIDHPQIKARGAIQELDTPYGRLRFAGSGFKLAHGGGRLDRMAPELGADTDAVLGELGFDAAEIAALRAREIV is encoded by the coding sequence GTGACGCGACCGTTCGAGGGCGTGAAGATCCTGGATTTCACGCAAGTGCTGGCCGGCCCTTATGCGAGCTACCAGCTCGCGCTGCTGGGCGCAGACGTCATCAAGATCGAGCGGCGCGAGGGCGAGGACATGCGCCGTACGCCGCTCAGCCGCGAGTGGGCCGAGCGCGGGCTGGCGCCGGCGTTCCAGGCTATCAACGGCAACAAGCGCAGCCTGACGCTCGATTTGCAAAAGCCCGACGCCATTGCGATCGTGAAGAAGCTGGCTGCGACCGTCGACGTCGTCATGGAAAATTTCCGGCCGGGCGTGATGGATAAGCTCGGCATCGGCTATGAGACGCTGTCTGAGATCAATCCAAAGCTGATCTATTGCGCAGTCTCAGGTTTTGGCCAGACCGGCCCGGACCGTTTGCGGCCCGGCTATGACGGCAAGCTGCAGGCGCTCTCGGGTATCATGGCGATTACCGGCCATCCCGAAACGGGGCCGACGCGCGCCGGCTTTGCCGTGTGCGACGTGCTGTCGGGCGCGACGGCGGCGTTCGGCGTGTCGAGCGCGCTGTATCAGCGCGACCGCACCGGCAAGGGGCAGCTCATCGACGTCTCGATGCTGGAGGCAACGATGGCGTTTCTCTCAGGTCAGATCGCGGACTGGTCGGTCGCCGGCCATCGCCAGCAGCTTTCGGGCAATCAGGCCGTGAGCCGCAAGACCACGGCCAATCTGTTCAAGGCCGGCGACGGCTACATCCTGCTTGCCGTCAACAACGAGAAGCAATATCGCGCGCTGATGTCTGCGCTCGGCTGCGAGAACACGCTGAGCGATCCGCGCTTTGCCGACTGGTTCTCCCGCAACGAGAACGAACCGGCGCTCCGCGCCATCATAGAAGAAGCGCTCGCGGCCAAACCGGCGCGCGAATGGGAGACGATCCTGGAAGACGCCGGCGCGCCCTGCGCCAGCATCTGGAGGATCGAGGAGGTGATCGATCATCCGCAGATCAAGGCGCGCGGCGCGATCCAGGAGCTGGACACGCCCTACGGCCGCCTGCGCTTTGCCGGCAGCGGGTTCAAGCTCGCTCATGGCGGCGGCCGCCTCGATCGCATGGCGCCGGAGCTGGGGGCGGATACGGATGCGGTGCTGGGGGAGCTGGGCTTCGATGCGGCGGAGATTGCAGCGTTGCGGGCAAGGGAGATTGTGTAA
- a CDS encoding glycine/sarcosine/betaine reductase selenoprotein B family protein → MSAPRDDEFGFAPDYDAPIPYMQRTRDYYAAIGYTTPYRWAHYTEAPFQKLKKPLAQSRVTIITTAAPYDPTKGDQGPAAAYNGGAKFYQVYDGDTSQQHDLRISHIGYDRKHTTATDNGTWFPLPQLLKARAAGRIGEVAPRFFGAPTNRSHRVTLDTDAPEILARCLADKVDVAVLVPNCPVCHQTTALVARHLEANGIPTVIMGCAKDIIEHATVPRFLFSDFPLGNSAGKPHDVASQAQTLELALQLLESAGGPQTTMQSPLRWSADASWKLDYNNVAQLSPEELARRRAEFDKQKEIARGNRAA, encoded by the coding sequence ATGTCCGCTCCGCGCGACGACGAATTCGGATTTGCGCCCGACTATGATGCCCCCATCCCCTATATGCAGCGCACGCGGGATTATTACGCGGCGATCGGCTACACCACGCCGTATCGCTGGGCGCACTACACCGAAGCGCCGTTCCAGAAGCTGAAAAAGCCGCTGGCGCAATCGCGCGTAACGATCATCACGACGGCTGCGCCGTACGATCCGACCAAGGGCGACCAGGGGCCGGCCGCGGCGTATAATGGCGGGGCGAAGTTTTATCAGGTCTATGACGGCGACACATCGCAGCAGCACGATCTGCGCATCTCGCATATCGGCTACGACCGCAAGCACACCACCGCGACCGACAACGGCACCTGGTTTCCGCTGCCGCAGCTCTTGAAGGCGCGCGCTGCGGGGCGCATCGGCGAGGTCGCGCCGCGCTTCTTCGGTGCGCCCACCAACCGCAGCCATCGCGTCACGCTCGACACCGATGCGCCGGAGATTTTGGCGCGCTGTCTGGCTGACAAGGTGGACGTCGCCGTGCTGGTGCCGAACTGCCCGGTCTGCCACCAGACCACGGCGCTGGTGGCGCGGCATCTCGAGGCTAACGGCATTCCGACCGTGATCATGGGCTGCGCCAAGGACATCATCGAGCACGCCACTGTCCCGCGCTTTTTGTTCTCGGACTTCCCGCTCGGCAATTCCGCCGGCAAGCCGCATGACGTCGCCTCGCAGGCGCAGACGCTGGAGCTGGCGCTGCAGCTGCTGGAGAGCGCGGGCGGCCCGCAGACGACGATGCAATCGCCGCTGCGCTGGAGCGCGGACGCCTCCTGGAAGCTCGACTACAACAACGTCGCGCAGCTCTCGCCTGAAGAGCTGGCGCGCCGCCGCGCCGAATTCGACAAGCAGAAGGAGATCGCGCGCGGCAATCGTGCTGCCTGA
- a CDS encoding GDP-mannose pyrophosphatase gives MTISDRVRIKDVRVLSDNWTPLKTTTFDYRRANGEWQTQHRETYERDNAAAVLPYNRAQRSVILVRQFRLPAFIRGYDDLLIEAAAGVLDNAAPELRIRAEAEEETGYRLHHVEKVFEAFMSPGAITEKLHFFVAEYEPSMRVSDGGGLEHEGEDIEVLELGIDEALAMIADGRIIDAKTIMLLQYTALHIFR, from the coding sequence ATGACCATCTCCGACCGCGTTCGCATTAAGGACGTCCGCGTGCTCTCGGACAATTGGACGCCCCTGAAGACCACGACGTTCGATTACCGGCGCGCCAATGGCGAGTGGCAGACGCAGCATCGCGAGACCTATGAGCGCGACAACGCCGCCGCCGTGCTGCCGTACAATCGCGCACAGCGCAGCGTAATTCTGGTGCGTCAGTTCCGCCTGCCCGCGTTCATCCGCGGCTACGACGACCTGCTGATCGAGGCGGCTGCCGGCGTGCTGGATAACGCCGCGCCCGAGCTGCGCATCCGTGCCGAGGCCGAGGAGGAAACCGGCTATCGCCTGCACCACGTTGAAAAAGTGTTCGAGGCCTTCATGAGCCCCGGCGCCATCACCGAAAAGCTGCATTTCTTCGTCGCCGAATACGAGCCCTCGATGCGCGTCAGCGATGGCGGCGGCCTCGAGCACGAGGGCGAGGACATCGAGGTGCTGGAACTCGGCATCGACGAAGCGCTGGCGATGATCGCGGACGGCCGGATCATCGACGCCAAGACGATCATGCTGCTGCAATACACGGCACTGCATATCTTCAGGTAG
- a CDS encoding GNAT family acetyltransferase — MSVLTIDAIKDADVETVVALWQRCGLTRPWNDPHADIALARRRDNSTILVGRDGGAIVATAMVGHDGHRGWAYYVAVDPNCRKRGLGRVIMAAVEDWLRQAGIAKLQLLVRRENAQANAFYQSLGFEESTSVMFQKWLDGRDPT, encoded by the coding sequence GTGAGCGTTCTTACGATCGACGCTATCAAGGATGCCGACGTCGAAACCGTCGTGGCGCTGTGGCAGCGCTGCGGCCTGACACGGCCCTGGAACGATCCGCATGCGGACATCGCGCTGGCGCGGCGGCGCGACAATTCCACAATCCTGGTCGGCCGCGATGGCGGCGCGATCGTCGCGACAGCCATGGTCGGCCATGACGGTCATCGCGGCTGGGCCTACTACGTCGCAGTCGATCCGAATTGCCGCAAACGCGGTCTTGGCCGGGTGATTATGGCGGCGGTGGAGGACTGGTTGCGCCAAGCCGGCATCGCAAAGCTTCAGCTGCTGGTCCGCCGCGAGAATGCGCAGGCCAATGCGTTCTACCAATCGCTCGGCTTCGAGGAATCGACATCAGTGATGTTCCAGAAATGGCTCGACGGGCGCGATCCCACCTAA